One Drosophila teissieri strain GT53w chromosome X, Prin_Dtei_1.1, whole genome shotgun sequence genomic window, gattccgattccatcGGATGCCAACACATAATTATCATTAAATTGCTGATGAACGGAATGGGGCATTTTGGGCCCTTCGCCATTGTTCGCTGTGGATCGTGTGAACATTCAAAGCTGATGGGTTCGGCGAAAAGCGAAATTAAGAGACGAGTACCGTTAAAGAATAGAAAGACTGCGACGACAGGTGAAGTTTCTGAGAAAGCGGAGACAAATGTCAGTATCAGCAGCATCAACTCCAATATCGCCAACAAAATGGAAAGTAACGCACAAAATAATGCTTCTAAGGCGACTTTCGCATGAGCTCCATCTGATGTTGATTTTTATGCGACTTTGCcagtatacaaatatatatatgcatgtatttactcgtatatatactcgtatgtatggTGGTGCCGCGACCAACGCTTCCACTTTCAAATAGATTAACCCAATTTGGCGGCTCCAACGCTTTCCGCAGCTCATTTTCGCGTTTGGCGGCTAATTCAGCTCATTACGAAGAACGATCGCCTGTGATCTCTGAACACGGAGAAATATAGCAAGTATGCTTACACCGATAAACTCAGAAACACAGAACAAACTTAAGATATATAAAATtctctcttttgttttaagtttGCTTATATTCACTATAGTTGTTAGCCTTGttgaacaaatatttgtgcaaacTATTGGTATTTTTTTCCGTGTGTAGGTCCCATTTGAATGGGAAAAAGTGAGACGAACTGAGAACTGGCTGGGAAAGTCTGCAAATCGATTGGGAAAACCGAACCATGCCAAAGAAAAGTGCAGTTTGTGGCAGACTGCCGGGGAATGGAGtgtttttctgtattttccaCCTCATGACCGACCATCCGAACATCCATCCGTCCGGCGGAATGTCTCATTAAACTCTGGACGTGAGCCAAACGAATGGCGGACAATGGAAATGGCCACTCGGCattgccaaatgccaaatgccagaCGAGAAGGCGAGAaacagagaaaataaaaccaaactgaaaaacaataataataccaATGCATTGTCTTCGCCTTGTGTCTTTGTGCAATCGAAATTCGCATGAAGCCGCTTGATTGATTTGTCAAGCCAAAGAAATACAGACGGACGATACAACAAGTATGTGCCCATGTCAGTAGAAGTcgataagaaacaaaaacaaaaccaatccCAACGCAATAGTTATAACTTTTATTAGCCAAGCCAAGTCCATGCCAAGAAATCGAACAGATTATGAAGAAATCCAGAGTGATTTATGGGTTCCCAGTTTCAATTTGCAAACTGTGTTGGTCGTAAAAGCTGCAAGGCAAGCCAAGTTTGCATGCAATTTAAAAGCTACAAGTTGCTGACTTAACATTCTGACTGGGCACTCAAACTTGGgccttttaattatatatactaaaatgttgttttaaatTAGTTGTTAAAAAACTAATAAGCTACAGAAAAGACAATCAATTACAGGGAATTATTACACTTGGGTAGCTTAgcaatatttcatttttgtaggCAAAATGCCACTTgccaaacgaaagacttaggcaacgaacttgccACCGATGGCTAACGCCTGATTGCAATCGCAAGAAACAAGCGCTACATTAAAATGAAGTAAGGAaaacccaaaagccaaaaatacatacatacatacatatatacatttcccTAGCCAATTTTCGCATGGCAGCATAAAAATAGTTTCCTGTTTGTTACGACGGACCCAGCAacttcacaaaaaaaaaagggaggaAGCCGATCCGATTCAAGTCGACTGCCAAAAGCTGGGGCAAGAAAATATAACGAAAACCAGCAATGCATAAAGTTTCCGCTCGCGTCTTTGGGGATTTTCAACGCAATGTGGGcagtgcactgcaagaaactGGCACCGTAATGAAATAGAAATactaaaatgtaatacaaattatttgcGATCAGCTATAGAATCTAACGCTTTGTAAATTGAATCAGCAGATCTTCTCCCAAAATCGTAAAAGCATCATAGGAAAAGCTTAGCAAAGTgtgctttttaaataataataaatcaaatgttttttGCTCGTCAATCTGCATCAACTTTAACAGCAAAGGAGGTCAGCTTTGGGCtttttttgggatttttttCCAATGTACCTTTTCATAGCTGCTGCAGGCAATTAGTGGCGCCTATTTGTGGTCGTTTTCGAGCTGCTTTTTTATGCCTCCCGAAGCACAGAACTTTTTTTGTGGGGCCACGCAACTCTCATTGGCGATGCAGaacagcagcggcggcggctgcttataaacaataaacaatattcCATAAATCAACTGCTTGCAACGGCGGTGTGGTacaataccaaaaaaaaaaaagaaaaaaaactagcACAATTACATGCATGCAATGGACTTGGCTCACAAGTGTACATTGTAGCCAGGTGACACAGTTTTCGGGAACAGAGCACGAGTATACTCCGAACCCAAATAGCAGCACTCTTTTGTCATTTCCCGGCGACAGCATCAAGTTGCCAGTTATGGTTCATGGAACGAGTTGACCCAATCAGGCACTGCTATATCATTTCTAGTCTTATGAAACTTTCTGGCCCAGTTACCCAACGGCAGATGAATCACAAATGAATAacagagaaaagaaaagcggagAGAACCGCCAGAATGTATTTACTAGTCAGTGATACGCACATGTGTACATACAAAAtcccaaatatttgcagagTATCATAGCATGGCATATATAAGATATTATCTCTGCATTTTTCCAGAGAAGTCAAGTACCTCATGGTGGGGAAGACTTTTCCCAGACTCTTAGCTGGAAAATCTAGAACTCTGACTTATCTTTGGCTTTCCACTCACATGGCCAGCGTAATGACAGCCACAATTAACACACCagataaaaaatacaaaataattattctCTTTAATTGTGTGCCACGCTCCGCTTTGTCAAgaacaaaagaaatttaatttgcttgcGCTGGTTTTTATGGTCTCCTTTCCAggcaattatatttttcattactGTGAACTTTTGGTAATGGTAATACAAGTTGACAAGCGAAAAGGTGAAATACAACAATACAACAAGCGTATTGAAGTTTAAAGCCGAAATTGATGTAAGTGATCGCGACAAGGGTAAACACATTCAACGCGGCTATTATCCAACAAATTATGCTTGAATCACTTGAGGAAATTTTCCACCGTTTAGCAGACATAATgcccatttgcatttaataatatgCGTGGTAAACGACCTTGTTCCTCGGGCAAATCAATCCCATCAACAACCAGCAATCAAATGGAGTTGATTGCTCGCTGGCTCTTCGATCTCTTCGCTTGGTTTTGACTTCAAATGCAATTCCAAATGGATTCACGCAAAGAAATAGTTGCACTTTCATATGCTCTTTGGTTTCTAAACTTCATGTACGGATattctttaattgattttaaaccTTTTCATTTGAAGTTTGGTCTGTTAATCAACTTTGGTCTAAAAACCACTTAGctaaatttacatatttatacacCAATATTATAGAAGTTAGTGGCGCCAAGTGGCATATAATTAAATTCGAAACTACCCCTTTTATGCAGCGTTTTTCTTTCGGTGCAATGTGCCACTGAATTGaccaaatacaaatttgtaagccaaattaatataattcaTTGCTGTTGGCCAGTGGCATTGGTGGTGGAATTTTATGCACTTTAATTGTGGAGCACACACAACAGATCTTAGTCATAAATTTGAAGTTGGCAGTTTTGCTTGGATCTCAACTTTAAACTGTATGAtttgacttttgtttgttggctcttgaatatttttttctctttgtttttgtttttgtttttgtttttagttgttGCTGGCGGCGACAATTCGTGTCAATGTCAGCAtgatttttagttttttctgATCCACGAGGGTGGGCCGAGGGGTTGGGGGTCGGGTGTTGATGTTAATGCGTCTGCAAACAAGTTTAATCGAATAATGCATAATATGTATGCACCTGGTGGCCAgaagaaaaaccaaacaaactgGATGCAAGCAGTGCAGTGCGAGAAGTGCAAGCAGTGGCACACTCGAAGAAAAAACAAGTAAGTCGACGAagcaatgatgatgatgaaagGCATTTCCATGCGCATAACTCAGTCAGTTGGACACATATTCGAGCCGCAAGAAATATGCATTTCTGAAATAGTTTCGCAAAACGGCGACTGACACAAAAACAGTAGCCGAAAACACAAGAGTGAAGCACGCAAAAAAAAGTGGGTAAAACAATGCGAATGTGGGGGAAAAAACAGAgtcaccagcaacaacaacaactataCCAATAATATAACAACAccgaaaataacaacaaatcaTGCGAGTTCGGCTGCTGTGCGGCTTCAACTCGACTTCTTCTTCATTTCGCTTATTTGAGACCCGGCTCACGGTTTTCACCTGAAGCGCGTGAAAGTTGCGCTTCGccggggcagcagcagcccatatgcactgggagaaacgTCTATCCGCTTCTTCGTTGGCCCTCTTAAAAGGGCTCCTTCAAATCAACTACATGATACTAGCATTAGCAGCTACACATTTGCAATATCTCAAAGTTATAAATGTTGATAAATGTTGATAAATGTTGATAGCaaccaattttaaaatattatggATTTAAAAGCTTTAAGCAAAATATAGCACAAATGATAGGATTATATTTTAGCAACACTATATCCTTGCttattaaatgaaacaaattaagtaaatgtatttattactTTGTAAGAAAAACACTTATacgttttatatatttttaagcaatGTGAAcggaaatataataaaaaacaaaaatattaaaaaaatgctGCTACTTATTGATACTATGTCATAAAGAGGATAATCGTGAATATTTTCCTCTGTGCACCACAGACcgcacttaaaaaaaagagatCAAATATGGTGTGTAAAGTAAGGGCCGGGCCCATGAGCCAGGTAATTAATGCAcctttgaaaaacaaaagccacttgcacaccaaaacaaaacaaaaacaaatcacaACAAATacgcacttttttttttagttttttttgtatctggaCTCTATCACGCTTTTCACAAAGTTGCGCAAAACAAACCGAGAAACGTTGTTGccgtgtatctgtatctgtatctgtagctctTCGGCTTGTATCTTTAGCTTTATGCAGCGCAGACGACGGCGCTGCACTCACGTAACGGAACTGCCGAAGTGCGGGCGAATAATATAGCGAAAACCTCCAGCGAACCGATCCTACTATTTTCAAACCTCTAGCCTTTGCGGCCGAAGATCAACTGAAACTCTGGCCCAAAAGCCCGGCTCAAAACCCACAAGCCGAACGCGAAACGCGAAAACTCAGCGAGCCGAAGGCGAAGTCGAAAAGCCGAAGCGCACAATCACTGCTCGGCTGCTTTCGGCTTCGCACAGTGGAGCTGATGGCCGAAAAACGTAAGCTTACAGTGGAAGTGAtatgataatttattttttaaatctaGTTCTTATTGCCACTAGGCACTTTAACTAGGCCACTTTAAACAATTCATTTCCAAACTGtcgaatattttattttttacttctTCAACCTACTCAACATCTATGTAATAAAGATAGTTAGTTTtgtattgcatttattttcgatGGACTTAACTGGTGACAAAATGTTAAGAACTATTAAATATCTACATTAAACAAAAGTATCtgtcaaatggaaaatatgaaaataaggAAGAACTGTGTAACGATACCAGTAAGTATCCTAAGTTCGCTTTGTACAAATAGATCAAGGCCCACTGTGCGCTAGCGGTAGCCACTCGCCATATGCCCGATATCTGGCCGATCGGCTAGAAACGAGCATACATATGCTGTATATGCTGTATGCTGGTGGGCCTTTGGCGGCGCAGAAAGATCTTATCGCACTTGGCATGTAGGGCAGGCGGCTGAGTCTCACACATTCTTTGCGCCACTTTAGACCGAAATCGCTGGCACTCGTACTCTCTTCGCTCGGTTTCTCCAGTCCGTCCGTCCGcctgccacccacccacctgGTGGCTTacatgggaatgggaatggggtcATTTGCGGCGGCGGGGATTCCCCGCGACGATTCGCTGGCAATTGGCATTCCCGGGCTGTCGTTATAGTATacaattttcgtttttatttctggTACGTTACAAGTTAAATAGGTTTGCTCGGCTGCGCTAAAACTCCTCCAacttctcctgctccttctgcttctcatcatcctcctcctctttcTCCTTCTCCGCTGCTTGATGCTGTTCTGGTCAGGTGTCCGTGGCACGTCCGAGTGGCAAATATTGCGCAAGCGCGGCAGACACTCATATTGCGTTCGGTTTCTGtgtcgttttcattttcaggcTGGCTTTCGGGTTTCTTCTATCGCTTAACATTAAGAGTACAAAAATACATTGACTTTGTGATTACAACAATCCACAGATCCACTGATCCACCCGCTTATCGCTCACTGCATGTCCTTCATCTCTGTAGCAATCGCACGACAAATTTGAATTACAATTTAACCATATATCGTAtgtatacattatatatataaaataaaaaaaattgtttaaggAGAGCCAGAAGTAAAACGTGTTTGAATTTATGCAATAGGCAACAATTAGAATTAGCTGGTGGTGCTGACGGTTTCTGGCGGGGATCGTGTCTAGCCCTCCTGCCCAAAGTCCTCTGTGAATTTGCGCAGCTTCTTCAGATCATCTTCGTTGACAGTGGGTTTCGTGCGGGACAAGGACTTGAGCATGTCACGCTGGATGGGGAAGTACAAGATGGATTAAGGGCACTGCGAAAATGATCGATTATTAAGGATGCCGTACCATGGTCACGGGCGGTTCGAAGAGCTTGTCGCTGGGCACATCCATCCAGTTCATTTCGATGGCGCCCTGGTCGCCAGGCGAGCACGGAACCAGCAAATCGTTGACAATCTCCTCGTGGTTGGTGGGGCTCGGACCGGATACCCGCTTGAAATGCGTGGCGGTCTGCACTTTCCTCACAGGTTCCATCAGCGCATCGCGCACCACAATCGATATATCCGCGCCAGAGTAGctgcaaaacagaaaaacagtCAATAAGTTAAATATGCTTATTATAGAACTGGTTAATAGAAATGTATTTACCCCTCGGTTTTGCCGGCCAACTCCTTGAGATCCTGCTCGGTGAGCACGTGCGTGGTGTTGCCCAGATGGATCTTGAACATGACGAGGCGGGCGTGCGCCTCCGGCAGCGGAATGTAGATGCGCTTCTCGAATCGCCGCCGAATGGCCGAGTCGAGGACCCACGGTATGTTTGTGGCGCCGAGTACGAGAATGCCATCGGTGTCATTGCCCACGCCCTGCATCTGCACCAGAAACTCGGTCTTGATGCGCCGCACGCTGTCGTTCTCGTTGTCTGATCTCGCCGAGCACATCGAATCGATTTCGTCAATGAAGATGATAGAGGGCTTGTGCTGGCGGGCCAGTTCGAAGAGATTCTTGACCAGCTTCTCGGACTCGCCCAGCCATTTGGACATCAGATCCGAGCTGGACACCGAAAAGAATGTGGAGCGATTGGCCTCGGTGGCGACGGCCTTGGCCAGATACGATTTACCGGTACCGGGCGGGCCGAACAGCAGGATGCCCTTCCACGGAATCCGCTTGCCGGTGAACAGCTGCGGGAATTTAATCGGCAGGATAACGGCCTCCTTCAGCGCCTCCTTGGCGGCATCCAGGCCAGCGACATCGGACCACTGAACCTTTGGCTTCTCGATGACGATGGCGTCCTCCAGCTTGCTCTGCAGCTTCTTCTTCTCGGGATCATCGCCGTCCTCGTCGTCGCTATCGCTTTTTTTGTCCTTGTCGTCCTTGGCGCTGGACTCGCCGCCCTCCTTGATTGGTTTCTTTTTGCCCTTCTTCAGGTACTCCTTCAGCTTCTCGGCCCGATCCAAATACTGCAGACACTTGGCCCGTATCGAGTCCTTGGCCTTCTCGCCCTGCGTCTCGTCTGTTCGGAAGATGGTAATTCGATAGTTGGGATTCAGTGAGTACAAATGCATGTTGGGTGTACTGATGTGGACTGCTTACATTTGATGGTGTGCAGGAAGTACTCCACTCCGTGCTCATACAGACGCAGTGCCTCCGCGTAGTTCTTATTTCTATCCTCCTCGGTGGCCTTGGTCACCAGATCGATGGCCTTCTGTAGTGTGGTTCCGGCTGCCATGGTGCTGGAAGATATAAACGTTCAGAAAGATTGATTATCAGGTTAATTCAAGATCTCTTTTCTTAGCTTAGAGTTGAGTTACCATACTTACAATACCTTAAAgattaaaacgtatacatcACGAAGGTGCCACAAGTGTGTGGATAAATCGATTTGTGCCAAATGCATTCGAATGTACGTATAGTACAAAATAAAGTACATAGGATTATAACGATGGTTCTTAAACAGGTTTTTATAGTTAAAGATATAGTATCGATTTATGAAAAACTGGCAAATCAGCTGGATCTAATCCCAGCTTGGTATATATTCACAGATTGCTTTGCACTCACAATCACAACCAGATACTACGACTCATATCAGTTTGGCATCCCAAACTCCACGAGCATAATGGTTCCATAGAACATGGTGGCTTTTTGGATATATTTCGGGTTATGATAGCCGATAGCCCCTCCCCTTGGGGATTTATCATCTCTCCGTCGCCAGTTTCACTGGCAAgccgatgatgacgatggttACCCAATTCACCCATGGAGGAGTGGTAACTCCCATCTTGTGGCCAGTGTCCTTCGGTGACGCAGTTCGCGAGCAAAATCGAATTTCTGGGCATGACTAATGctcgaatacgaatacgaatacagCGGCATTGACAAAAACACAAGTCGACCACTTTTTGCGGGGCGGCTGCGGAGGGGATGGCGGCATTACTCACATTTATGCTGGCTGACTTGCTCCTGAAATCCCGGCAATCGTCAGTGGTCAACTCGTTGGCGGTTCGACAGGTGttaaacaaaacgaaaacttAACTATTTTGTTGGAATTCCAACGCGAATGACGacgtcttgttttttttttttattggtcaGTGTGACCACAGTGGGGGCTAGGCCTTAAGCCGCGGTGCAGCAGCAATGGTCACACTTGAAAAGATGAAATCACTTGGCGCGCTTTTTAAAACTCCAACTAAAATGCGGCTTCATTCTATTTTATATACGTGTTTCtgaaaattatcaaaaatgAAATCTTTACACACCCATTTTATACTtggtaatttgtttaaattactTCATTACGTTTAAAAGACGTCAGTACACATGTGTTATAAGATCAAGTGAAGCGCAAACGATATCAAACGGTTTAAACTCAACAAAACGCTAAAATAAGGTTAATATTTACGatgaaacaataaatatttcaatattgcTATAAATTGTAATCGCCATAAACAGCCGAATTTAGCTTTTTTCCCGCTGGCTCTGGTAATCGATAACGATAACACCTTATCGATACGCGcaattaatgtatttatataaactgtttgtttttaaagacTATTTATTAGCAGTTAAGTGCTTAAGTCACTTTGAATTTTTGTAAATCGAATTCAATGGATTTGTAGGAAACCCAGTTGCCAGCTGATCTGGTGTCAGTGGGCGTAGATCACCTTGTCATATTACCCAATTACTCAAAAACTACAACTGCAACAGAACTTCAACCTTTCCAAAACTATAAACAATCAGTGCTTAAGTACAGTGAAGCAATGGCGGAGGACAAGTTCATCCGCCGGGATAAGGGCACTAAGGAAACCTCGGCGGTTATGAAGGATGTGGACATCTACCGCGACACCTTCATTCGCTATATGGGCAAGTAATTCTTCGATCTGCATAGATGCATCAAAATCTGATTTTTCGGGTTTTCCAGGCTACAGCAACGAGATTGGTGAATCCTTCCGCCCGCTGGTGCCCAAATCTCTGGTGGCCGCAACCTACGGCATGGCCATCGGATATGTCTGCACGGACACCTTCGACAAGGCACTGCGCCTCCAAATGGGGGGGGCTTCCTCCAGAGAAGTGGCCGTCAAGGGCGGCGACGTCTTCTGCTGGCAGATGCTGGCCTCCGTCGCCATTCCCGGCCTGGTCATCAATCGGTGCGTTCAATCGTTGCCAGTTAATTACCCAACAACGTAGACTTAGTTGAACTGGTTGTAGTTGGAAGTAGGAAATGAGGCGTCTTGTGGGTTCCATTTCGCATTAGTTACTCAATACTTATCCCATATGAGTAAGCATAGTAATAATGAGAATCCTACTATCCTATAGAGTGTATCTATAGTAGAATGGCATGTGCAATGTTGCAAAAACAGGTTTGTTGCTTAAAATCTACTTCTAGTTTGTGTTGGTAGATAGACAGACGGTGAAGTCATCGCTCTCTTCAAGATTTTAAGGCTATTGATATAGGTATTCTTACAAAGGTTAAAccgatttttataaatttttttatataaagaaGTTATGATTATTAAGTGAGATTCACATAACAAGAAATACTCATTTATATCGTTTTAGAATCACCTGGGCCACCAAAACACTGCTGAGCAAAGCGCCGATGCCCGTGCTGAAAACGGTGCCCACCCTGGTGGGTCTGGCCAGCATTCCGCTCATCATCCATCCCATTGACAGCATGGTGGACCGCGTGATGGACGCCACCTACCGCAAGACGGTGCGGTAGTGAACGCTGCGTGGGATATGCCCAACATCTACCCTAATCGTATTCTAATCCACGGTGATAGTTCTTAGATACTAAGAGTTTACGTGAACTGTAGCAAAGCTTTAGCCCCAAATCCAGTTTGCATATTGACAAGGATTTCGAGTTGtacgttttgtttattgccaTTGGGGCGGGAAAAATAgtgaaaaatttacaatacgCTTTACAAAAATAATCATGCATACAAGACTGAGGCAACTGGTGGAATGCCGGCGTTTAAAGCCTTTATCTCATAAAGGATCCTACTTCTGCTCATCCTCGTCATCGCTATCGATCAGATATGGACTGTCCAGGGCGCCCAGACCGGCCGCCACGCCTCCTTCGTTGGCGGTTGAGAGCTTTGTGCGCAGCATGTGTCCCGCCTGATAGTTGTGCACAATGTGCTCCGCATCGCCGATCACCACACCGAAGATGCCCAGTTCGGAGACCATGTCCACGATCTGGGGCGGCATATCGCCACCAGGCCGCACCATGTAGCCCTTGGTCAGCGGCGGATGAATCAGGTCCATCAGAATCCAGGCGGAGCGCTCCACGCGTGACATGCGCTGAAAGAAACAAGGCAAACGATTTCAATGATCAAATTAACTAAACTTGTGGCTGTTAACCAAATACGAGGATAACTCACCTTAAGGGCATCGGGTATATCCACGCCGTAGACGTTATTGCCACCTCCCTCGCGCTGCGGCTTCAGCACGAATCTCTCCGGAGTGCGCAGCGCCATCTCGTAGCTGGCATTGCCCGCCTCGTTGTCGTCCAGCGAGTAGAGACCGGTGAAGATCTTGCCCACCGCCTTGATCTCCTCCGGATCGTTGATGAAACGCTCGAGCACCGCCGGCTGGGCCAGTGCCTGCTGCACCTTCTTGGTGCCAGCCAAATGGTAGTGGATGGACGGGCACTTGATGGCCAGCGAGGTCTCCATGAGGTAGCGAGCATCCCACTCTGCCTGCGAGTGATAGTGTCCGGGCTCGTAGCCAGCACGGAAGTAGATGACGGCCACCTCTTGCGAGCCCCTGTGGAGTGTGGCAAGCATGTGAGTTGTAGGATCGTTGGCACATGCACATGTTGCATGTACAACACTTACAGGAGCAGCTCCTTGGACTGGCCCAGTTTGCCGTCGCGATGCACCTCGGTGAGGGTGCGACGCAGCACCTTGATGTGCGGATATGTCTCGCGAATGTAGAACTCGTGGAAGCGCTGGTCGCAGATGTTGTACGACACATCCTCGATGATGAACAGGATGACGGCCTGCGGCTTCGCATAGATGTCCCACGCCTTCACCATCCCATCGCAGAGTCCGGCCAGGGCATTGTTATCCGGCATCTGCAGCGGGGTTTATGTTTGGTATGATTACTTTAATAGATGTTTGCCACTTACAGAAGTTAGATACTCACATTGTGCAGCTTATCCGCATGTCCCAGCTCGCTGAGTACAAATCTGCGCGGGTGAAAGAGACGGGTGGTGCCGGAACAGAAAGAGACAGATATTAGCAAAATTCCGCTGTCTCTTaacaaccaacaacagcaacaaacaacaacaaatgttcGTGGGGAAGGGGTGAGGGGTCAAATGGGGGGTTAATTACTGAGACCAAAACCACTCAATGGGGGTGGGAAGTGGGGGGGATACACATGGTTAGGGAAAGTGTGGAAGGGGGgttacgtgtgtgtgtgtgtgtgtgtgtgtgtgaatgccAAAAATGTCAAGCTACAGCGGGTGGAAAGAGACGGATAGAGAGAGACGTAACCAATCAAACCGCATGCAGAAAGAGACAACAACGGTTGCAAGTGATCAGTGATCAGAGATGAGTGATTAGTGAGCAGTTTTTAGTGATCAGTGATCAGAGATCAGAGATTAGTGAGCAGTTCGTGCGTGGTTGGGAAGTGGGCGGGGGATAGGTGTATGTGGACAGGTGTATGCTTTTCTTTtaggtgtgtgtttgtgcattCGTGCGTTTGATAAAGAGAGATAGAcagatatatagatagatagatagatagagagagagagagaagagcGCTTAATACTTCTGCTGCGGCACCAATTGGGTGGCTATGCCAGCGAAACTGGAGGCCACCGTGTTGATCTCGACCTGCTTTATCGCACAGCCCTCGGACACGTGTGCCATATAGTCGGATCGCAACAGACCGATGCTATATGCCTG contains:
- the LOC122623862 gene encoding glutathione synthetase-like isoform X2, encoding MSSDANTPVLRNCIRLPLAEDELLEVTAKAKDYAIMHGAAMRSKTAFSPDSLNFAPFVLVPSSFPRKEFDKAVALQPIINRLMHNVAHDEEFITTTLAETIKVDEFTANLFNIYRKVLAHGFTQAYSIGLLRSDYMAHVSEGCAIKQVEINTVASSFAGIATQLVPQQKFVLSELGHADKLHNMPDNNALAGLCDGMVKAWDIYAKPQAVILFIIEDVSYNICDQRFHEFYIRETYPHIKVLRRTLTEVHRDGKLGQSKELLLGSQEVAVIYFRAGYEPGHYHSQAEWDARYLMETSLAIKCPSIHYHLAGTKKVQQALAQPAVLERFINDPEEIKAVGKIFTGLYSLDDNEAGNASYEMALRTPERFVLKPQREGGGNNVYGVDIPDALKRMSRVERSAWILMDLIHPPLTKGYMVRPGGDMPPQIVDMVSELGIFGVVIGDAEHIVHNYQAGHMLRTKLSTANEGGVAAGLGALDSPYLIDSDDEDEQK
- the LOC122623862 gene encoding glutathione synthetase-like isoform X5 — its product is MAHVSEGCAIKQVEINTVASSFAGIATQLVPQQKFVLSELGHADKLHNMPDNNALAGLCDGMVKAWDIYAKPQAVILFIIEDVSYNICDQRFHEFYIRETYPHIKVLRRTLTEVHRDGKLGQSKELLLGSQEVAVIYFRAGYEPGHYHSQAEWDARYLMETSLAIKCPSIHYHLAGTKKVQQALAQPAVLERFINDPEEIKAVGKIFTGLYSLDDNEAGNASYEMALRTPERFVLKPQREGGGNNVYGVDIPDALKRMSRVERSAWILMDLIHPPLTKGYMVRPGGDMPPQIVDMVSELGIFGVVIGDAEHIVHNYQAGHMLRTKLSTANEGGVAAGLGALDSPYLIDSDDEDEQK
- the LOC122623862 gene encoding glutathione synthetase-like isoform X1, which gives rise to MSSDANTPVLRNCIRLPLAEDELLEVTAKAKDYAIMHGAAMRSKTAFSPDSLNFAPFVLVPSSFPRKEFDKAVALQPIINRLMHNVAHDEEFITTTLAETIKVDEFTANLFNIYRKVLAHGFTQKTSLGMLRSDLMLESGCPELSPRVLRTAAGADGGQDAGAAVGQRAGAGVGVGVVGTAAGTGSKQEEQQEQKQKEKEHREVQLGRATKERERRATGVHSAYCCWKQVEINTIASGFGHLGPASKTIQRFVLSELGHADKLHNMPDNNALAGLCDGMVKAWDIYAKPQAVILFIIEDVSYNICDQRFHEFYIRETYPHIKVLRRTLTEVHRDGKLGQSKELLLGSQEVAVIYFRAGYEPGHYHSQAEWDARYLMETSLAIKCPSIHYHLAGTKKVQQALAQPAVLERFINDPEEIKAVGKIFTGLYSLDDNEAGNASYEMALRTPERFVLKPQREGGGNNVYGVDIPDALKRMSRVERSAWILMDLIHPPLTKGYMVRPGGDMPPQIVDMVSELGIFGVVIGDAEHIVHNYQAGHMLRTKLSTANEGGVAAGLGALDSPYLIDSDDEDEQK
- the LOC122623862 gene encoding glutathione synthetase, chloroplastic-like isoform X4, which translates into the protein MWPTTRSSSRRRWRRRSKWTSSRPICSTSIARCWRTDSPRFVLSELGHADKLHNMPDNNALAGLCDGMVKAWDIYAKPQAVILFIIEDVSYNICDQRFHEFYIRETYPHIKVLRRTLTEVHRDGKLGQSKELLLGSQEVAVIYFRAGYEPGHYHSQAEWDARYLMETSLAIKCPSIHYHLAGTKKVQQALAQPAVLERFINDPEEIKAVGKIFTGLYSLDDNEAGNASYEMALRTPERFVLKPQREGGGNNVYGVDIPDALKRMSRVERSAWILMDLIHPPLTKGYMVRPGGDMPPQIVDMVSELGIFGVVIGDAEHIVHNYQAGHMLRTKLSTANEGGVAAGLGALDSPYLIDSDDEDEQK
- the LOC122623862 gene encoding glutathione synthetase-like isoform X3, whose translation is MWPTTRSSSRRRWRRRSKWTSSRPICSTSIARCWRTDSPSDLMLESGCPELSPRVLRTAAGADGGQDAGAAVGQRAGAGVGVGVVGTAAGTGSKQEEQQEQKQKEKEHREVQLGRATKERERRATGVHSAYCCWKQVEINTIASGFGHLGPASKTIQRFVLSELGHADKLHNMPDNNALAGLCDGMVKAWDIYAKPQAVILFIIEDVSYNICDQRFHEFYIRETYPHIKVLRRTLTEVHRDGKLGQSKELLLGSQEVAVIYFRAGYEPGHYHSQAEWDARYLMETSLAIKCPSIHYHLAGTKKVQQALAQPAVLERFINDPEEIKAVGKIFTGLYSLDDNEAGNASYEMALRTPERFVLKPQREGGGNNVYGVDIPDALKRMSRVERSAWILMDLIHPPLTKGYMVRPGGDMPPQIVDMVSELGIFGVVIGDAEHIVHNYQAGHMLRTKLSTANEGGVAAGLGALDSPYLIDSDDEDEQK